The following are encoded together in the Flammeovirga agarivorans genome:
- a CDS encoding CHAT domain-containing protein has protein sequence MPQKTIYRTILLLFIFVSLHAFGQEFKPVFDHNILNEYRTQGQLDKAENYLIYSIERVLRETDDEYSIKLVLPYIYLGRIYVEKQNYQEAIRYFKKSLDVMDNSAGSMYPDYCLATNFLVGTYLIIGEEDKAEILLRTINTLHKKTVGYDNPIYSMTLFNEGFLHGLNGDIVLSDQKFKQSLSMMKDYKIEQDFYLNFTSYQIYWAKMMLQQGRFNKAETLLATIKKDLEKNELQNTSQYLLMLTVLGDCYAKTEDFEKAIEVYKQAKERAIHVLGKNQILYANILSLMATVNKKMSHYQLATENLKEALQIYSLRNYHQSAYKRAQLELVNVYLIIGEYEIASFHMRDVSKYIKKSGDIYLFYLVTKARQEFLNGNFVQHEILLSEFYNLMDNRMEKYHDEYTISVSIYVDYNFLYGNPVDGREKLFENYRYLVSTGKTHTTAYSIYQYNLAWNLVEKGDYKLAEESFKQAEKIISKKFSQDHAFMLMVFGLKGWSLSKQEKYREAINYYDKAIKIAKENYLSDTEVHVVRLKFLKAKALVQLKKYEEAKTIFNAILYRCDENTVIYASLLAHLAYLYSIKGDDEQMISYMKQALQNRLSFYQKTLLYSNEQERVLFLKRTNDVGDIFNAIIYDKGEAITPEILNLYINFNIANKTILKYRSKISKKKLIALEKIKGEGAIFPYLEKLIQLRSQLSCLYFMSDEERIQQREHPIELKQRVVELEKSLLLASSEIEINDEESQIKNWHDIQNKLEESESFVEVIKVYDYNKKDVEYFATILIKNKSYPFIVRIGEEEDLLQLIEKSEDWYKETERQSRGIRINKPTGERAYASLWEPIQVKLDSLLPNHSTILFCPYGIYNKVNINTFQNPVTKKFLIQEEEIILMSTALELGDFKRENTFSKDDYAVLLGAPVFNNTSNNDDERGAPTLKGVGNIQVPITNLPGTEKEIKKIDEILVNKGWETEVYLNKKATEKNIKQLKRSPYILHVATHGFFLQSENVVTDYNLLRSGLFLSESSNLNDTLTLDYSEGIDGILSAFEVTGLNLDKTELVVLSACNTGVVSNEDDDGITSLQYAFSVAGAHTFITSLWNVDDIFTVKLMSKFYELWLLYGDKYKAFRDAQLQLLSEEPDPYYWGSFIMIE, from the coding sequence ATGCCCCAAAAAACTATTTATAGAACTATATTACTGCTGTTTATATTCGTATCATTACATGCTTTTGGACAAGAGTTTAAGCCTGTATTTGATCATAATATTTTAAACGAATACCGTACTCAAGGTCAACTAGATAAAGCTGAAAACTATCTGATCTACAGTATAGAAAGAGTATTAAGAGAAACGGACGATGAGTATAGCATCAAGCTAGTATTGCCTTATATTTATTTAGGTAGAATCTATGTAGAGAAACAAAACTACCAAGAAGCCATTCGATATTTTAAGAAGTCACTTGATGTCATGGATAATTCGGCAGGATCAATGTATCCTGATTACTGTTTGGCGACAAATTTCCTAGTGGGTACTTATCTAATTATAGGGGAAGAAGATAAGGCCGAAATCTTATTGAGAACAATAAATACACTACACAAGAAAACAGTAGGCTATGATAACCCCATTTATAGTATGACCTTATTTAACGAAGGTTTTTTACATGGATTAAATGGAGATATAGTGTTGTCAGATCAGAAATTCAAGCAGTCATTATCCATGATGAAAGATTATAAAATTGAGCAAGATTTCTACCTTAATTTTACTAGCTATCAGATTTATTGGGCAAAAATGATGTTACAACAGGGGCGTTTCAATAAAGCAGAAACACTACTTGCTACTATAAAAAAAGACCTTGAAAAGAATGAGCTTCAAAACACATCTCAATACCTACTAATGTTAACAGTTCTAGGAGATTGTTACGCTAAAACGGAAGATTTCGAGAAGGCAATTGAAGTTTATAAACAGGCAAAAGAAAGAGCTATTCATGTCTTGGGGAAAAACCAGATTCTCTATGCAAATATTTTGAGTTTGATGGCAACGGTAAATAAAAAAATGTCTCATTATCAATTAGCTACTGAAAACCTAAAAGAAGCTCTTCAAATCTATTCTTTAAGAAATTACCATCAATCTGCATACAAAAGGGCACAACTAGAATTAGTAAATGTATATCTTATCATCGGTGAATATGAAATCGCAAGTTTTCATATGAGGGATGTGAGTAAGTACATCAAAAAAAGTGGAGACATATATTTATTTTATTTAGTTACAAAGGCGAGACAGGAGTTTCTAAATGGGAATTTTGTTCAGCATGAGATCCTTCTATCAGAGTTTTATAATCTAATGGATAACCGAATGGAGAAATACCATGATGAGTATACTATCTCAGTGAGTATTTATGTGGATTATAATTTCTTATATGGGAACCCTGTTGATGGAAGAGAAAAGCTTTTTGAGAATTATAGATATTTAGTATCCACAGGAAAAACACATACTACTGCATATTCTATCTATCAATATAATTTAGCATGGAATTTAGTTGAAAAAGGTGATTACAAGCTGGCAGAAGAAAGCTTTAAACAAGCAGAGAAAATAATATCAAAGAAATTTTCTCAGGACCATGCTTTTATGCTTATGGTTTTTGGTTTAAAAGGTTGGTCTTTATCTAAACAAGAGAAATACAGGGAAGCAATTAATTATTATGATAAAGCCATTAAAATCGCAAAAGAGAACTATTTGTCAGATACAGAAGTACATGTAGTTCGATTAAAATTCTTAAAAGCTAAAGCACTAGTTCAGTTAAAAAAATATGAAGAAGCTAAGACCATATTTAATGCGATACTCTATCGATGTGATGAAAACACAGTAATATATGCATCACTTTTGGCACATTTAGCTTATTTATATTCGATCAAAGGAGACGATGAACAAATGATTTCCTATATGAAGCAGGCCTTGCAAAACAGGTTGAGTTTCTATCAGAAGACGTTACTATATTCTAATGAACAGGAAAGGGTACTTTTTCTAAAACGAACGAACGACGTTGGAGACATTTTTAATGCAATCATTTATGATAAAGGCGAGGCAATTACACCAGAGATATTAAACTTATACATCAACTTTAATATAGCTAACAAAACGATATTGAAGTACCGTTCAAAGATCTCCAAGAAGAAATTGATCGCCCTAGAAAAGATAAAAGGTGAAGGAGCCATATTCCCTTATTTGGAGAAACTTATACAGTTACGATCGCAGTTATCTTGCTTGTATTTTATGAGCGACGAAGAACGAATACAACAAAGAGAACATCCTATTGAACTAAAACAAAGGGTAGTAGAACTTGAAAAATCATTGTTATTGGCTTCTTCAGAAATTGAAATAAACGATGAAGAATCACAAATCAAGAATTGGCATGATATACAAAATAAGCTAGAAGAATCAGAGTCTTTTGTAGAAGTGATCAAAGTATATGACTACAATAAAAAGGACGTAGAATATTTTGCAACAATTCTGATAAAGAATAAATCTTATCCATTTATAGTTAGGATAGGAGAGGAGGAAGACTTGCTACAGCTCATAGAGAAAAGTGAAGATTGGTATAAAGAAACAGAAAGACAATCAAGAGGAATAAGAATCAATAAACCTACAGGGGAGAGAGCATATGCAAGTTTATGGGAGCCAATTCAAGTAAAGTTAGATAGCCTTTTACCCAATCATTCTACTATCCTTTTTTGTCCATATGGTATTTATAATAAAGTGAACATTAATACTTTTCAAAATCCAGTAACTAAGAAATTTCTTATTCAGGAGGAGGAGATTATTTTGATGTCAACGGCTTTGGAACTCGGAGACTTTAAAAGGGAAAACACCTTTTCAAAAGATGATTATGCTGTTCTATTGGGAGCACCTGTATTTAATAATACAAGTAATAATGATGATGAAAGAGGAGCTCCAACTTTAAAAGGTGTAGGTAATATTCAAGTACCCATCACCAACTTGCCAGGCACAGAAAAGGAAATAAAAAAGATAGATGAAATTTTAGTAAACAAAGGGTGGGAAACTGAGGTTTATCTAAATAAGAAAGCAACAGAAAAAAATATCAAGCAATTAAAACGTTCCCCATATATTTTACATGTAGCTACGCATGGCTTTTTCTTACAAAGCGAAAATGTGGTAACTGATTATAACCTTCTTAGGTCGGGTCTTTTTTTATCAGAATCTTCAAACCTAAACGATACTTTGACTTTAGATTATTCTGAAGGAATAGATGGAATTTTATCCGCTTTTGAAGTAACAGGGTTAAATTTAGATAAAACAGAATTAGTGGTTTTGTCTGCGTGTAATACCGGTGTGGTTTCTAATGAAGACGATGATGGGATTACTAGCCTTCAGTATGCTTTTAGTGTTGCTGGAGCCCATACGTTTATCACAAGCTTATGGAATGTAGATGATATATTTACCGTAAAACTGATGAGTAAGTTTTATGAACTTTGGTTATTGTATGGTGATAAGTATAAGGCA
- a CDS encoding CHAT domain-containing protein, giving the protein MTHTLRTIFLLLIVLLIPKSLKAEDFGNPFTMEAIQTLINKGELDLAKKNSWEWVEAMQAQHGEMSIHENIARFSLGRVCLERQEYGEALNHFQYSADILEETTGWLYPDYAISLNYLATCYIRLGQVEYPKKLLKEIKIIIDKTIGQNSINYAHYLMNWGMIYSYEGSFEKAEQYMLDAKRIAINMKYRRSFDKDFEEVDIHLSHLYSISFRHDQAIDLMQKTLSELDAKKRENSPNYSRCLLVLGDAYRLAGFYDKALESYKDAEFHVKKMVGTNHFAYAAVEERIGNLYAEISQFDKATPLLESASEIYKMDETEVVRYTSCLVILANVALKRGEYKLAEDYLNTIQQAVGEEEVKQNDAFQITTARLLIIKGEFVESELIFSQTLARMLDKNMTHTRFFLETNLDYVELLAYTGRTDKAENIINKGIKLLKRIDQDSTLNFAETLYCKGFTDRRKGATKEAISNLKSSNELIDFLNLDTSILKAYNSEELANIYSEQGKLDSANYYFGIAFSIFKEKVTAYDVHFIYTQISYANLLIKEQKYQDALDIFIELDEKVTTGTILDTMVNGGIAYTNALLGNWDKAEEMIISAIQARLKFYDNTMKYSSSQDKIKYLHQTGSLFDVFYDIMYMMGDNVTPLMLKNCYDIHLKFRSFFLVETRERNKHLYKYKDDRVAQGFPAYLSKMLSLRDGIAALNYMSVQQRKELGVDPYLLLDNINNLEKSLVLASNAYVNQQSDLIYKGWKDIKNVLKEGEVVIEIVKLRTSLGNTSRYIALVVDKNAEYPMYVPIGKSEQLENEAFSIYQRKSTPLGRNMVMVEAEEESSPYKIYWKPISNFLKTRKEKYNTIYFIADGIYNLINVNTLQNEMTEQYLIQEEYIKQLNGSTELLSSTRNQEMPRKKNAVLIGNPVFEENNLSENGTRATKSKGLKIQLDELPGTGEEIEISEKLLMKNNWKVEVFTREAATEELIKTLKTSPTVLHIATHGFFLNKMRYSVSNNPMLRSGLFFSEFIQTDTKSLNEIYNSGLDGILTAYEVAGLNLSNTELLILSACQSGVSEVTEGEGISGLQYAFSIAGVHSVVMSLWSVDDRATKELMTKFYEHWNVMGDRHKAFYQAQLDIMARYKRPYFWGAFVMIN; this is encoded by the coding sequence ATGACCCACACTCTACGAACAATATTTTTATTACTAATTGTTTTATTAATTCCTAAAAGTCTCAAAGCAGAAGATTTTGGAAATCCATTTACAATGGAAGCAATCCAAACCCTTATCAATAAAGGGGAATTAGATCTGGCAAAGAAAAACTCTTGGGAATGGGTAGAAGCTATGCAAGCACAACATGGAGAAATGTCTATCCATGAAAACATAGCAAGGTTCTCTTTAGGTAGAGTTTGTTTAGAACGCCAAGAGTACGGAGAGGCCTTAAATCATTTTCAATATTCTGCAGATATTTTAGAAGAAACCACAGGATGGTTATACCCTGATTATGCAATTTCTTTAAATTATTTAGCGACGTGTTATATTCGATTAGGACAAGTTGAATACCCAAAGAAACTTTTAAAAGAGATTAAGATTATTATCGATAAAACGATAGGTCAAAATTCTATTAATTATGCCCATTATCTAATGAATTGGGGTATGATTTATTCTTATGAGGGAAGTTTCGAGAAGGCTGAACAATATATGCTTGATGCTAAAAGAATAGCCATAAATATGAAATATAGAAGGTCTTTTGATAAAGACTTTGAAGAGGTGGATATTCATTTGTCACATCTTTATTCTATTTCTTTTCGACATGATCAAGCAATTGATTTGATGCAGAAGACATTAAGTGAATTAGACGCAAAAAAAAGAGAGAATTCCCCTAATTATAGCAGATGTTTGTTGGTTTTGGGAGATGCTTATCGCTTAGCAGGTTTCTATGATAAAGCATTGGAAAGTTATAAAGATGCTGAATTTCATGTGAAGAAGATGGTAGGGACAAATCATTTTGCATATGCCGCAGTAGAAGAACGTATAGGTAATCTATATGCTGAAATTAGTCAATTTGATAAAGCTACTCCTTTGCTGGAATCGGCCAGTGAAATCTATAAGATGGATGAAACAGAGGTAGTCAGATATACATCTTGTTTAGTGATTTTAGCCAATGTAGCACTAAAAAGGGGAGAGTATAAACTGGCTGAGGATTATCTCAACACTATTCAACAAGCAGTAGGAGAAGAAGAGGTAAAGCAAAATGATGCTTTTCAAATAACAACTGCCCGCTTATTGATCATTAAGGGAGAATTTGTAGAATCCGAGCTGATTTTCTCTCAAACTCTAGCAAGAATGCTTGATAAGAACATGACTCATACTCGCTTCTTTTTAGAAACAAATCTCGATTACGTCGAACTTTTGGCTTACACAGGAAGAACAGATAAGGCTGAAAATATTATTAATAAAGGGATTAAGCTATTAAAGAGAATTGATCAAGATTCTACTTTAAATTTTGCTGAGACTCTGTATTGTAAAGGTTTTACTGATAGGAGAAAGGGAGCTACTAAAGAAGCTATTTCAAATCTAAAATCATCAAATGAACTCATTGATTTCTTAAACCTTGATACATCGATTTTAAAGGCATACAATAGTGAAGAACTTGCAAATATTTATTCAGAACAAGGGAAATTAGATTCAGCGAATTATTATTTCGGTATTGCATTTTCAATCTTTAAAGAAAAAGTAACTGCATATGATGTTCATTTTATTTACACCCAAATCAGTTATGCTAACCTCCTCATAAAAGAACAAAAATACCAAGACGCCTTAGATATTTTTATAGAGTTGGATGAAAAGGTGACAACGGGAACTATCTTGGATACTATGGTGAATGGTGGTATTGCCTACACTAACGCATTGTTAGGAAATTGGGATAAAGCAGAAGAGATGATTATCTCGGCCATCCAAGCACGCTTGAAATTTTATGATAATACCATGAAATATTCTAGCTCTCAAGATAAGATTAAGTACCTACACCAAACAGGAAGCTTATTTGATGTCTTCTATGATATTATGTACATGATGGGAGATAATGTAACTCCTTTGATGTTGAAAAACTGTTATGATATCCACTTAAAATTTAGAAGCTTCTTTTTGGTCGAAACAAGAGAAAGAAATAAGCACTTATACAAGTATAAAGACGATAGAGTTGCCCAAGGTTTTCCCGCTTATCTAAGTAAAATGTTATCGCTTAGAGATGGTATTGCAGCATTAAATTATATGTCGGTACAACAACGAAAAGAACTGGGAGTTGATCCTTACTTATTGTTAGATAATATCAATAACCTAGAAAAGTCTCTAGTTTTGGCGAGTAATGCTTATGTCAATCAACAGTCTGATCTTATTTATAAAGGCTGGAAGGATATCAAAAATGTATTAAAAGAAGGTGAAGTAGTTATAGAGATAGTAAAGCTACGAACATCACTAGGTAATACATCTAGATATATTGCACTAGTAGTGGATAAGAATGCAGAGTATCCTATGTATGTACCTATTGGGAAGAGTGAACAATTAGAAAATGAGGCGTTTTCAATCTACCAAAGAAAATCTACACCTTTAGGTAGAAATATGGTGATGGTAGAAGCTGAAGAAGAAAGTAGTCCCTATAAAATTTATTGGAAACCAATTTCAAACTTTCTCAAAACACGAAAGGAAAAGTACAATACAATTTATTTTATAGCTGATGGTATATACAACCTCATTAATGTAAACACACTTCAGAACGAAATGACGGAGCAATACCTTATTCAAGAAGAATATATCAAACAATTAAATGGTTCTACAGAATTACTAAGTAGTACGAGAAACCAAGAGATGCCCAGGAAGAAAAATGCTGTATTAATAGGTAATCCGGTGTTTGAAGAAAACAATCTTTCCGAGAATGGTACTAGAGCAACAAAAAGTAAAGGTCTGAAAATCCAATTAGACGAACTGCCCGGAACTGGGGAAGAGATAGAAATTTCTGAAAAGTTATTGATGAAAAATAATTGGAAAGTAGAAGTTTTTACAAGAGAAGCAGCCACCGAAGAATTAATTAAGACCTTGAAGACTTCTCCAACGGTATTGCATATAGCAACTCATGGATTCTTTCTAAATAAAATGAGGTATTCTGTCTCCAATAACCCAATGCTCCGATCAGGCTTATTCTTCTCAGAGTTTATTCAGACTGATACTAAAAGCTTAAATGAAATTTATAATTCAGGCCTTGATGGTATTTTGACTGCTTACGAAGTGGCAGGGTTAAATTTATCCAATACTGAGCTTCTGATATTGTCTGCTTGTCAATCGGGTGTTTCTGAGGTGACCGAAGGAGAAGGGATTTCCGGTTTACAATATGCGTTTTCTATTGCTGGAGTACATTCTGTTGTGATGAGTTTATGGAGTGTTGATGACAGAGCAACGAAAGAGTTAATGACAAAATTCTATGAGCATTGGAATGTAATGGGAGATCGACATAAGGCTTTTTACCAAGCTCAATTAGATATTATGGCCCGTTATAAAAGGCCTTACTTCTGGGGAGCTTTTGTGATGATAAATTAA
- a CDS encoding 4'-phosphopantetheinyl transferase family protein: MTDTKPYNLNTTTVDSIQGELALLDGDELKRYKRFISPIKKEEFLKARTFLKHILAKELGLKPKQISFSYTKNGKPFLSNIYGKKNYHFNISHSNGYLVVVTSQQPIGIDLEPISKLDEDKLKWFLSEQEINEIKSIQNEDARKIALFQLFTMKEAFIKATDKSYLLDNFSFWYVNGKWQLQIGEDNNWEFDLKTIGNEVAIAICYAGK; encoded by the coding sequence ATGACAGATACAAAACCATATAATTTAAACACGACTACTGTTGATTCGATTCAAGGAGAACTTGCATTATTAGATGGGGATGAACTTAAACGATACAAACGATTTATTTCTCCGATAAAAAAAGAGGAGTTTTTAAAAGCAAGAACTTTCCTAAAACACATTCTAGCAAAAGAATTAGGACTTAAACCAAAACAAATTTCTTTTTCATACACAAAAAATGGGAAACCATTCCTCTCAAATATTTATGGAAAGAAAAACTATCACTTCAATATTTCACATAGTAACGGGTACTTAGTAGTAGTAACATCACAACAGCCAATAGGTATAGACCTAGAGCCTATTTCAAAACTGGATGAGGATAAATTGAAATGGTTTTTATCAGAACAAGAAATTAATGAGATAAAATCTATTCAAAATGAGGATGCGAGAAAAATTGCTCTTTTTCAGCTGTTTACAATGAAAGAGGCTTTCATCAAGGCAACAGATAAATCCTATTTATTAGACAATTTCAGCTTTTGGTACGTGAATGGTAAATGGCAATTACAAATTGGGGAAGATAATAACTGGGAATTTGACTTAAAAACTATCGGAAATGAAGTGGCTATTGCTATTTGTTATGCAGGTAAATAA
- a CDS encoding TonB-dependent receptor domain-containing protein, whose amino-acid sequence MLRNLLLLILLSYGTSLLAQSQKEHSGSSKPPSNNDRYEIGKNIKIIDGNAIDALKLIPAVDVDADGVVSYRGNTGVQIFINNRPASQSGEYGPILEQILIDDIEYIDIISNPSARYDADGTGGIINISTFSANLKSSSANILLGTGTNDKYDAGIGLNKQDGKLSLNLGYNYKQENRYTSMDANLKNFGEDEPFKNTDQQYYGDNNFEKHNLSLGGQYDFNEKNSLNVAANLVWIDWGRYGDLTTIETIDQGRPDSSSVYNTNVGQKFKVDGRLDYLHTTDREGEELAMSLAFAAGDVDVDKTMGTSEYNNTTATFNNFAFQTDYSRLLGNGLRLETGFKQTYRGKSQGLYVLDYDENTGGYIPNEDRNNIFNYNEHVTAGYAMVSGNKNKFSYQVGVRVEQTFIRSYLESDPSKVYENDYFKIYPSLNLKQGLGEYDNVFFSYSRKVQRPGMRMINPFEDTSNPSYIQQGNPELDATFLDIFEIGYAINKEKFNIKTSLFYKLYTDPARWYTTEENGVMINTVVNMEKSVDAGWEVVGDLTLNDWWSINGNLSIYYNMIDGTNVDESVYQTSYNWNAGLSSNMKLWKGSQFLLTYKYMSPSKNPQGDVKGRYFINASLSQSMMKGQGSLILSVDDVLDTQQYAMTRNQPTFSEDKLYDWESKVVRLTFRYRIGGGNKTTSKQKGSQEQLGGAIFN is encoded by the coding sequence ATGCTACGAAACCTGTTATTGTTAATTTTATTATCGTACGGAACATCATTATTAGCTCAGTCTCAGAAAGAACACTCTGGAAGTAGTAAACCTCCAAGTAATAATGACCGATATGAAATAGGGAAAAACATCAAAATCATTGATGGAAATGCCATTGATGCCTTAAAACTAATACCCGCTGTTGATGTAGATGCAGACGGTGTTGTAAGTTATAGAGGTAACACTGGAGTCCAAATCTTTATTAATAATAGACCTGCAAGTCAGTCTGGTGAGTATGGTCCTATATTAGAACAAATTCTCATAGATGATATTGAGTACATCGATATTATCTCTAACCCTTCTGCTCGATATGATGCTGATGGAACTGGAGGAATCATTAATATTTCCACTTTTAGTGCAAACTTAAAAAGTAGTTCGGCCAATATTTTATTGGGTACTGGAACTAATGATAAATACGATGCTGGTATAGGATTAAACAAACAAGATGGAAAGTTATCCTTAAACTTAGGATATAATTATAAACAAGAAAATAGGTACACTTCTATGGATGCTAATCTGAAAAATTTTGGAGAGGACGAACCTTTCAAAAATACAGATCAGCAATATTATGGAGATAATAATTTTGAAAAGCATAACCTTTCACTTGGCGGTCAATATGATTTTAATGAAAAGAACTCATTAAATGTAGCCGCTAACTTAGTCTGGATTGATTGGGGTAGATACGGAGACCTCACAACAATAGAAACAATTGATCAAGGTAGGCCTGATTCTTCTTCAGTTTACAATACTAATGTAGGTCAGAAGTTTAAGGTGGATGGACGTTTAGATTATCTTCATACAACGGATAGAGAAGGTGAGGAGTTAGCCATGAGTTTAGCATTTGCAGCTGGAGATGTAGATGTAGATAAAACCATGGGAACCTCCGAGTATAATAACACTACAGCTACTTTCAATAATTTTGCCTTTCAAACAGATTATTCTCGTCTATTAGGTAATGGTTTACGATTAGAAACGGGATTCAAACAGACCTACAGAGGAAAATCTCAGGGGTTGTATGTCTTAGATTATGACGAAAATACGGGAGGCTATATTCCTAATGAGGATAGAAATAATATCTTCAATTATAATGAACATGTTACAGCAGGATATGCAATGGTATCGGGTAACAAAAATAAATTTAGTTATCAGGTGGGTGTTAGAGTAGAGCAAACCTTTATTCGTTCTTACTTGGAGTCAGATCCATCAAAAGTATACGAAAATGATTACTTCAAGATCTATCCAAGTCTCAACTTAAAACAAGGCTTAGGAGAATATGACAATGTATTTTTCTCATATAGTAGAAAAGTTCAACGTCCAGGGATGAGAATGATTAATCCTTTTGAAGATACATCAAACCCGAGCTATATTCAGCAAGGTAACCCAGAGCTAGATGCCACATTTTTGGATATATTTGAGATAGGGTATGCAATAAATAAAGAAAAGTTTAATATCAAAACATCTTTATTTTACAAATTATACACAGATCCAGCAAGGTGGTATACTACAGAAGAAAATGGTGTAATGATTAATACCGTTGTAAATATGGAAAAAAGTGTAGATGCAGGTTGGGAAGTTGTAGGCGATCTTACATTAAACGATTGGTGGTCTATCAATGGTAATTTAAGTATTTACTATAATATGATTGATGGAACAAACGTCGATGAGAGTGTTTATCAGACAAGTTATAATTGGAATGCCGGGCTTTCTTCAAATATGAAGTTATGGAAAGGGAGTCAATTTTTACTGACTTATAAATACATGTCACCTTCTAAAAACCCTCAAGGAGATGTAAAAGGGAGGTATTTTATCAATGCATCGTTGTCTCAATCTATGATGAAAGGTCAAGGCAGTTTAATTCTTTCTGTTGATGATGTCTTAGATACTCAACAATATGCAATGACTAGAAATCAACCTACTTTTTCTGAAGACAAACTATATGATTGGGAGTCTAAAGTAGTCCGATTAACGTTTAGGTACAGAATAGGAGGCGGTAATAAAACAACATCAAAACAAAAGGGAAGTCAGGAGCAATTAGGAGGTGCTATTTTTAATTAA
- a CDS encoding DUF350 domain-containing protein: MYSITDFEIDKWGETLAYILLFSLVLIFARIILGLVTRYDVNKELTDKDNVAYSVSMTGYFIGVSIVFLGASMGSSQGLWKDLLVVGGYSFGGVLAMFVSRFINDHLIFHHISNMTEIREKKNIAVGIVQLASYIATGLMIGSAIAGDDGGPGEAVLFYFIGQIFLVSYTKGFVKFSRYDIQSDLKSQNVSISLSVAGKMIAIGLIVMMTLGKEFLGWKETFVSMFIDCSIMTILLFFSTILFDKVIIPKSDLYNELVKDRNIGVGLLDCMMSIIYAMLMVYFV, encoded by the coding sequence ATGTATAGTATAACCGATTTTGAAATCGATAAATGGGGAGAAACATTAGCTTATATTCTATTATTTAGTCTGGTATTAATTTTTGCTAGAATAATATTGGGGCTGGTGACTAGATATGATGTAAATAAAGAACTTACGGATAAAGATAATGTAGCTTATAGTGTTAGTATGACAGGATACTTCATTGGAGTATCTATTGTATTTCTTGGAGCCTCAATGGGTTCATCACAAGGTTTATGGAAAGATTTATTAGTTGTTGGAGGGTATTCATTTGGAGGAGTACTAGCTATGTTTGTTTCCCGATTTATTAATGATCACCTTATTTTTCATCATATATCAAATATGACAGAAATACGGGAAAAGAAGAATATAGCGGTGGGCATAGTTCAATTGGCTTCTTATATCGCAACAGGGTTAATGATTGGGAGTGCAATAGCTGGCGATGATGGAGGTCCAGGAGAAGCCGTTTTATTTTACTTTATCGGTCAGATATTTTTAGTATCCTATACAAAAGGGTTCGTTAAATTCTCAAGGTATGATATACAATCGGATCTTAAATCCCAAAATGTTTCTATCTCACTAAGTGTTGCCGGTAAAATGATAGCTATTGGTTTGATTGTAATGATGACGTTGGGAAAAGAATTCTTGGGTTGGAAAGAAACTTTTGTGAGTATGTTTATTGATTGTTCAATCATGACTATACTTTTATTCTTCTCAACAATCCTATTTGATAAAGTAATTATACCTAAATCTGACCTCTATAATGAATTGGTAAAAGATAGAAATATAGGGGTTGGTTTGTTGGATTGTATGATGTCTATCATATATGCAATGCTGATGGTCTATTTTGTTTAA